A section of the Ciceribacter thiooxidans genome encodes:
- a CDS encoding NUDIX hydrolase, which translates to MTAGTGSPIEISLDAAIVAVSGGNPQILVVSDASSELESLPFGPFDPARYRTMEMSLRVAVEARTALHMGYIEQLYTFGDRGRHKMPGDAGPHLVSVGYLALTRMDPERTAALSAAGVHWRDWYSYLPWEDWRQGRPVLLDQVILPALRQWAEEAGGDPAGAARLSRRSRIKLAFGLDDFPFDEERVLERYELLYEAGLIEEAVADGRVWHTGLAARLGVPMRFDHRRIMATAIARLRGKLKYRPVVFELMPPEFTLTELQATVEAISGRHLHKQNFRRLVEGAELVEPTGGTMAATGGRPAALFRFRHQILEERPAPGLKVGGRSIG; encoded by the coding sequence ATGACGGCGGGGACGGGTTCGCCAATCGAGATCAGCCTCGACGCGGCGATCGTCGCGGTCTCCGGCGGCAATCCGCAGATCCTCGTCGTCAGCGATGCGTCGAGCGAGCTCGAGAGCCTGCCTTTCGGACCATTCGACCCGGCGCGCTACCGCACCATGGAGATGTCGCTGCGCGTCGCGGTGGAGGCGCGCACCGCTCTCCACATGGGCTATATCGAGCAGCTCTACACCTTCGGCGACCGCGGCCGGCACAAGATGCCCGGTGACGCGGGCCCGCATCTCGTTTCGGTCGGCTATCTGGCGCTGACGCGCATGGACCCCGAGCGGACGGCGGCGCTCTCCGCCGCAGGCGTGCACTGGCGCGACTGGTACAGCTATCTTCCGTGGGAGGACTGGCGCCAGGGCCGCCCGGTCCTCCTCGACCAGGTCATCTTGCCGGCCTTGAGGCAATGGGCGGAGGAGGCAGGCGGCGATCCCGCGGGCGCCGCCCGGCTGTCGCGCCGCTCGCGCATCAAGCTCGCCTTCGGCCTCGACGATTTCCCGTTCGACGAGGAGCGGGTGCTGGAACGCTACGAGCTGCTCTACGAGGCCGGCCTCATCGAGGAGGCCGTCGCCGATGGCCGCGTCTGGCATACGGGACTGGCTGCCCGGCTCGGCGTACCGATGCGCTTCGACCACCGCCGCATCATGGCGACGGCGATCGCCAGGCTCCGCGGCAAGCTCAAATACCGCCCGGTCGTCTTCGAGCTGATGCCGCCGGAATTCACCCTTACCGAGCTGCAGGCGACGGTGGAGGCGATTTCCGGCCGCCATCTCCATAAGCAGAATTTCCGCCGCCTCGTCGAGGGTGCAGAGCTGGTCGAACCGACCGGCGGCACCATGGCTGCGACCGGCGGTCGGCCGGCCGCGCTCTTCCGCTTCCGCCACCAGATCCTCGAGGAACGCCCCGCTCCCGGCCTCAAGGTCGGAGGACGCAGCATCGGTTGA
- a CDS encoding mechanosensitive ion channel family protein, producing the protein MESQANEAVLATQAALAQASRLAVQYSFSIIGALLLLLAGWWLSSLLSRWTHRGLLRVRGIDETLARFFANVVRYGALLLVFVTVLAQFGVQTASIIATLGAAGLAIGLALQGTLQNIAAGIMLLVLRPFRVGEYIDTGAISGTIIEIGLFATELRTPDGLYRLAPNSTLWNVPITNFSREATRRFEFKIGIGYDDDIDLAEGIMRDHAESDPRVLKDPPVTTHVDQLADSAVVLTLWYWTKSSDFWPTSREMIKKVKKSFEQNEISIPFPQVTYHGPKPLVALAERLTEAPEDR; encoded by the coding sequence ATGGAGTCACAGGCCAACGAAGCCGTACTCGCAACCCAGGCGGCGCTGGCACAGGCGAGCCGGCTCGCGGTACAATATTCTTTTTCGATCATCGGGGCGCTGCTGCTGCTTCTCGCCGGCTGGTGGCTGTCATCGCTGCTCAGCCGGTGGACGCACAGGGGCCTGTTGCGCGTGCGCGGCATAGACGAGACGCTTGCGCGCTTTTTCGCCAATGTCGTGCGCTATGGCGCGCTGCTTCTCGTCTTCGTGACCGTACTCGCCCAGTTCGGCGTGCAGACGGCATCGATCATCGCGACCCTCGGCGCCGCAGGCCTCGCGATCGGCCTTGCGCTCCAGGGAACGCTACAGAACATCGCCGCCGGCATCATGCTGCTCGTACTCCGCCCCTTCCGCGTCGGGGAATATATCGACACCGGGGCGATCTCGGGCACGATCATTGAGATCGGCCTTTTCGCGACGGAACTGCGCACCCCCGACGGGCTCTACCGGCTGGCACCGAACTCCACACTGTGGAACGTGCCGATCACCAATTTCAGCCGCGAGGCCACGCGCCGCTTCGAGTTCAAGATCGGCATCGGCTATGACGACGATATCGACCTCGCCGAGGGCATCATGCGCGACCACGCCGAGTCGGACCCCCGCGTCCTCAAGGACCCACCCGTCACGACCCATGTCGACCAGCTCGCCGACAGCGCAGTCGTCCTCACGCTGTGGTACTGGACGAAATCGTCGGACTTCTGGCCGACTTCACGCGAAATGATAAAGAAGGTGAAGAAGTCATTTGAACAGAACGAAATTTCTATCCCGTTCCCGCAGGTAACGTATCACGGACCGAAGCCACTGGTCGCACTCGCCGAACGGCTGACCGAGGCGCCGGAGGACAGATGA
- the nadC gene encoding carboxylating nicotinate-nucleotide diphosphorylase, which translates to MTAETFRPVLPALMIEDQVKAALVEDLGRAGDITTYATIAPERVATAEMNSREEGVVAGIELARAAFRIVDPAVAFEAIAADGDRVGPGTPIARVSGPARSLLSAERVALNFLMHLSGVASYTARFAEEISHTRARVTCTRKTLPGLRAVEKYAVRLGGGSNHRFGLDDAILIKDNHIAVCGGVAEAVHAARGYAGHLVKVEVEVDTLEQMREALAAEPDAILLDNMGPETLREAVAINRTHSGLDEAGYWAAGRRVMLEASGNVNLSTIRAIAETGVDYISTSKITMAAPTLDIGLDITIA; encoded by the coding sequence ATGACCGCAGAGACCTTCCGGCCCGTCCTTCCGGCGCTGATGATCGAGGACCAGGTAAAGGCGGCGCTCGTCGAGGATCTCGGCCGCGCCGGCGACATCACCACCTATGCGACGATCGCACCGGAACGGGTTGCCACGGCCGAGATGAACAGCCGGGAGGAGGGCGTCGTCGCGGGCATCGAGCTTGCCCGTGCGGCCTTCCGCATCGTCGATCCCGCCGTGGCCTTCGAGGCGATTGCCGCAGACGGTGACCGGGTCGGTCCCGGAACGCCGATCGCGCGGGTGAGCGGCCCGGCCCGCTCGCTGCTCTCGGCCGAACGCGTCGCGCTCAATTTCCTCATGCATCTTTCGGGTGTCGCCTCCTACACGGCGCGCTTCGCCGAAGAGATCTCCCATACACGGGCCAGGGTCACATGCACCCGCAAGACGTTGCCGGGACTTCGGGCGGTGGAGAAATACGCCGTCCGGCTCGGCGGCGGCTCGAACCACCGCTTCGGCCTCGACGACGCGATCCTCATCAAGGACAACCACATCGCCGTCTGTGGCGGCGTGGCCGAGGCGGTGCACGCGGCCCGTGGCTATGCCGGCCATCTGGTGAAGGTCGAGGTGGAGGTCGATACGCTTGAACAGATGCGCGAGGCACTTGCGGCCGAACCGGACGCGATCCTGCTCGACAACATGGGGCCTGAAACGCTTCGCGAGGCAGTGGCGATCAACCGGACCCACAGCGGTCTCGACGAGGCGGGCTACTGGGCTGCAGGCCGCCGGGTAATGCTGGAGGCTTCCGGCAACGTCAACCTCTCGACCATTCGCGCGATCGCGGAGACGGGCGTCGACTATATCTCGACCTCGAAGATCACCATGGCCGCGCCGACGCTCGATATCGGACTGGACATCACGATCGCCTGA
- a CDS encoding YgfZ/GcvT domain-containing protein: MPAAFLPDRALIRISGPEAEHFLQNLVTTDVAALPAGEAGPGALLTPQGKILFDFLIARDGDGFLLETATGQQADLVRRLTMYKLRAAVTLAAEPEAGVTVSWGGERDATALLDKRFAAAGTVLGRRPGRHAGEDDGSYLDLRIAAGIAESGTDFALQDAFPHDVLMDRNGGIGFKKGCYVGQEVVSRMQHRGTARRRVVLVGGETALPATGTEITIGGKPVGTLGSVRGAAGLAIVRIDRVGEALATGVPVLAGETAVAVSLPAWSGLDFPTAAEEA; the protein is encoded by the coding sequence ATGCCAGCAGCGTTTCTTCCCGACCGCGCCCTGATCCGGATTTCCGGACCGGAGGCCGAGCACTTTCTCCAGAACCTCGTCACCACCGACGTGGCGGCGCTGCCTGCCGGTGAAGCCGGGCCCGGCGCGCTCCTGACCCCGCAGGGGAAAATCCTCTTCGATTTCCTGATTGCGCGCGACGGCGACGGCTTCCTCCTCGAAACCGCGACCGGCCAGCAGGCCGACCTGGTCAGGCGGCTCACCATGTACAAGCTGCGCGCGGCGGTCACCCTCGCGGCAGAACCGGAAGCCGGCGTCACCGTCTCCTGGGGTGGGGAGCGAGACGCCACCGCTCTCCTCGACAAGCGCTTTGCCGCCGCCGGAACTGTGCTCGGCCGCCGGCCGGGCCGGCACGCCGGAGAAGACGATGGCAGCTATCTCGATCTCCGGATCGCTGCGGGCATCGCCGAATCGGGCACCGACTTTGCACTCCAGGACGCCTTTCCGCACGACGTCCTGATGGACCGCAACGGCGGCATCGGTTTCAAGAAAGGCTGCTATGTCGGGCAGGAGGTCGTCTCACGGATGCAGCATCGCGGGACGGCCCGCCGACGCGTCGTGCTCGTCGGCGGCGAGACGGCCCTGCCCGCGACGGGCACGGAAATCACCATCGGCGGAAAGCCGGTCGGCACGCTCGGTTCCGTCCGCGGAGCGGCGGGCCTGGCCATCGTCCGCATCGACCGCGTCGGAGAAGCGCTTGCGACGGGCGTGCCCGTGCTCGCCGGCGAGACCGCGGTCGCCGTCAGCCTTCCGGCCTGGTCGGGGCTCGACTTCCCGACGGCCGCCGAGGAGGCCTGA
- a CDS encoding tyrosine phosphatase family protein — MSAIVVSPLARIAEMAVRHKAREMISLLAEGQDFHRPGVIDPARHLKLGVNDIAFAGTGDLVAPQEVHVLQIIDFARNWDQAAPLVVHCWMGVSRSPAAALVASLAVRPDDDEMELAARLRQVSPYATPNARIVEIGDRLLGRGGRLVAAVKAIGRGADADGNAPFVLPLLPAGERLP; from the coding sequence ATGAGCGCGATCGTCGTCTCCCCCCTCGCCCGTATCGCGGAGATGGCCGTTCGCCACAAGGCGCGGGAAATGATCAGCCTGCTTGCGGAAGGGCAGGATTTCCATCGGCCCGGTGTAATCGATCCGGCGCGGCACCTGAAGCTCGGGGTCAACGACATCGCCTTCGCCGGCACTGGCGATCTCGTGGCGCCGCAGGAAGTGCATGTCTTACAGATCATCGATTTCGCACGGAATTGGGACCAGGCCGCTCCGCTCGTCGTCCACTGCTGGATGGGCGTGTCGCGCTCGCCGGCGGCAGCGCTCGTCGCAAGCCTCGCCGTCAGGCCCGACGACGACGAGATGGAACTCGCTGCGCGCCTCCGGCAGGTCTCGCCATACGCCACGCCGAACGCCCGGATCGTCGAGATCGGCGACCGGTTGCTCGGGCGTGGTGGCCGGCTCGTCGCGGCTGTGAAAGCGATCGGCCGCGGCGCGGATGCCGACGGCAACGCACCCTTCGTGCTACCGCTCCTGCCGGCCGGAGAACGGCTGCCATGA
- a CDS encoding HD domain-containing protein, translating to MKSRAWQRMLSGRRLDLLDPSPLDVEIGDIAHGLARVARWNGQTSGDHAFSVAQHSLLVEDIFRRSHPKASADELQMALLHDAPEYVIGDMISPFKAVVGGDYKVVEKRLEAAVHLRFGLPPHPSRTLKDEIKKADRIAAYFEATELAGFEPAEARKFFGQPRGFDRSTMMVTPLPAFEAQKRFVERFEAIEAARVQAKKAAP from the coding sequence ATGAAGTCGCGGGCCTGGCAGCGGATGCTCTCCGGCCGGAGGCTCGATCTCCTCGACCCCTCGCCGCTCGACGTCGAGATCGGCGACATCGCCCACGGCCTTGCCCGCGTCGCCCGCTGGAACGGCCAGACCTCCGGCGACCATGCCTTTTCCGTTGCCCAGCACAGCCTGCTCGTCGAGGACATTTTCCGCCGCAGCCACCCGAAGGCGAGCGCCGACGAGTTGCAGATGGCGCTGCTGCACGATGCCCCGGAATATGTGATCGGCGACATGATCTCGCCCTTCAAGGCGGTTGTCGGCGGCGACTACAAGGTGGTCGAAAAGCGACTCGAGGCGGCCGTCCACCTGCGCTTCGGCCTGCCGCCGCATCCCTCGCGCACCCTCAAGGACGAGATCAAGAAGGCGGACCGGATCGCCGCCTATTTCGAGGCGACCGAACTTGCCGGCTTCGAGCCGGCGGAGGCGCGGAAATTCTTCGGCCAGCCGCGCGGCTTCGACCGCTCGACGATGATGGTCACGCCGCTCCCTGCCTTCGAAGCCCAAAAACGTTTCGTCGAGCGCTTCGAGGCAATCGAGGCGGCGCGGGTGCAGGCAAAGAAGGCAGCACCATGA
- a CDS encoding HD domain-containing protein: MSRPPIADAFAPHEALAAELLAHATESDDGSHDVAHVLRVFRNAMRISGDEGGDTRILAAAVLLHDCVAVEKNSPLRASASRLAAEKAATILAGLGWAAADIGRVGHAIEAHSFSAGIVPETLEAKILQDADRLDAIGMVGAARCFYIAGRLGSALYDPADPLGENRPLDDKRFAIDHFETKLFRLADGFQTESGRALARERHERLRHVLDLFIDEI; the protein is encoded by the coding sequence ATGTCCCGTCCTCCGATCGCCGATGCCTTCGCCCCGCATGAGGCGCTTGCGGCAGAACTCCTCGCCCATGCCACGGAGAGCGATGACGGTTCGCACGACGTCGCCCACGTTCTGAGGGTGTTCCGCAACGCCATGCGGATCTCCGGCGACGAAGGCGGCGACACCCGCATTCTTGCTGCTGCGGTCCTCCTGCATGACTGCGTGGCGGTCGAGAAGAACTCGCCGCTCCGGGCGAGCGCCTCGCGGCTGGCGGCAGAGAAGGCGGCAACGATCCTCGCCGGCCTCGGATGGGCGGCGGCAGACATCGGCCGCGTCGGCCACGCGATCGAGGCCCACAGCTTTTCCGCCGGCATCGTGCCCGAGACACTGGAAGCAAAAATCCTGCAGGATGCCGACCGGCTCGACGCCATCGGCATGGTCGGTGCGGCGCGCTGCTTCTACATCGCCGGCCGGCTCGGCTCGGCGCTCTACGACCCGGCCGACCCGCTCGGCGAGAACCGCCCGCTCGACGACAAGCGCTTTGCGATCGACCATTTCGAGACGAAGCTCTTCCGGCTCGCCGACGGTTTCCAGACGGAAAGCGGGCGCGCGCTCGCACGCGAGCGGCACGAGCGCCTCCGCCACGTCCTCGACCTTTTCATCGACGAAATCTGA
- a CDS encoding TIGR02301 family protein, which yields MSADLNARPRVSAAIAAALLVALSGTRPAAAQEASPAPPVDSQEKPAPYDTQLIRLSEVIGAVQYLRNLCAESGEPQWRRQMEKLLETETAGEPKRRERMVAAYNRGYRSFASVYTTCTPSAVTAAERYRAEGATLATEIATRYGN from the coding sequence ATGAGCGCTGACCTCAACGCGCGCCCGCGCGTCTCCGCCGCCATTGCCGCTGCCCTTCTCGTTGCGTTGTCCGGCACCCGGCCCGCCGCGGCACAGGAGGCATCGCCGGCGCCGCCCGTGGATTCGCAGGAGAAGCCCGCACCCTATGACACCCAGCTGATTCGCCTCTCGGAGGTCATCGGCGCCGTCCAGTATCTTCGCAATCTCTGCGCCGAGTCGGGCGAACCGCAATGGCGCCGGCAGATGGAAAAGCTGCTCGAAACGGAGACCGCCGGCGAGCCGAAACGCCGCGAACGCATGGTTGCAGCCTACAATCGCGGCTATCGCTCCTTCGCATCGGTCTATACGACCTGCACGCCTTCGGCCGTCACGGCCGCCGAACGCTACCGTGCCGAAGGCGCAACACTTGCCACGGAAATTGCTACCCGTTACGGAAATTAG
- the nadA gene encoding quinolinate synthase NadA — protein sequence MQQVQGATAAKAPAGSAAERYGILERPDLSFTPAVAKETEHLYERVKSFIPAIEWPVFAPYVHAINRLKKERGAVILAHNYQTPEIFHCVADIKGDSLQLARDATRVDAGIIIQCGVHFMAETSKLLNPEKTVLIPDGRAGCSLSESITGDDVRALKARYPGVPVVTYVNTSADVKAETDICCTSSNAVAVVDSLESDTVLCIPDEYLAMNVAKKTKKKILTWQGHCEVHERFTAEELLEYKAADPSIEIVAHPECHPSVLAVSDYAGSTSGMIDYVKTKRPGRVLLVTECSMASNIQAEVKDVDFVKPCNLCPHMKRITLPKILDSLLFMTEEVTVDPAIAGRARLAVERMINLKQ from the coding sequence ATGCAACAGGTGCAAGGTGCGACCGCCGCAAAGGCGCCGGCTGGCAGTGCCGCCGAACGATACGGAATTCTGGAGCGCCCGGACCTTTCCTTCACCCCGGCCGTGGCCAAGGAAACCGAGCATCTCTACGAGCGCGTGAAGAGCTTCATCCCGGCGATCGAATGGCCGGTCTTCGCCCCTTATGTGCACGCGATCAACCGGCTGAAGAAGGAGCGCGGTGCGGTCATTCTCGCCCACAATTACCAGACGCCGGAAATCTTCCACTGCGTCGCCGACATCAAGGGTGATTCGCTCCAGCTCGCCCGCGACGCGACCCGCGTCGATGCCGGGATCATCATCCAGTGCGGCGTCCACTTCATGGCCGAGACGTCGAAGCTGCTCAATCCGGAGAAGACGGTGCTCATCCCGGACGGCAGGGCAGGGTGCTCGCTGTCTGAATCGATCACCGGCGACGACGTGCGGGCGCTGAAGGCGCGCTATCCCGGCGTCCCGGTCGTCACCTACGTCAACACTTCGGCTGACGTGAAGGCGGAAACCGATATCTGCTGCACCTCGTCGAATGCGGTCGCCGTGGTCGACAGCCTCGAATCGGACACCGTGCTCTGCATCCCGGACGAATACCTGGCGATGAATGTCGCCAAGAAGACGAAAAAGAAGATCCTGACGTGGCAGGGGCACTGCGAGGTGCACGAGCGCTTCACCGCCGAGGAGCTTCTCGAATACAAGGCCGCCGATCCGTCGATCGAGATCGTCGCTCATCCGGAGTGCCATCCGAGCGTGCTTGCGGTCTCCGACTATGCCGGCTCGACCTCGGGCATGATCGACTACGTCAAGACGAAGCGCCCGGGCCGCGTGCTGCTGGTCACCGAATGCTCGATGGCCTCCAACATCCAGGCGGAGGTGAAGGACGTCGACTTCGTCAAGCCGTGCAACCTCTGTCCGCACATGAAGCGGATCACGCTGCCGAAGATTCTCGACAGCCTGCTCTTCATGACGGAGGAAGTCACCGTCGATCCGGCGATCGCCGGCCGTGCCCGGCTTGCCGTCGAGCGCATGATCAACCTCAAGCAATAG
- a CDS encoding L-aspartate oxidase, with protein MPTNIESIRPQSWQGIDDIVIVGGGLAGLFCALKLAPRPVTVLAAAPIGHGASSAWAQGGIAAAMSPGDTVEKHLADTLAAGAGIVDEKIARLMISEGPDRIRDLLSYGVPFDRDLEGKLLLSREAAHSERRIVRVKGDQAGKAIMEALIAAVRSTPSIRVMEGYVVEELAVEGRFVSGVIARPDAGKSKTRVAFPARAVVMCSGGVGHLYQVTTNPAEARGAGLGMAAKAGAMVADPEFVQFHPTAIDIGRDPAPLATEALRGDGAILVNAAGHRFMTDLHPDAELAPRDVVARGVFAEVKAGRGAFLDCTKAVGAHFRELFPTVYASCMEAGIDPVTQPIPVVPAVHYHMGGVLVDADGKTTVDGLWAAGEVTSTGVHGANRLASNSLLEAIVFAARIAENIKGMLPESTLYEWPKNAGENDELVTLEDSPQLAELRRRMSAEAGVIRTGDGLKDLIRDIARLERENTRIRFSNMVAAAKLIATAAYRRQESRGGHFRADRPDTVESWRHRTYMTLKDAEQTAAEIAG; from the coding sequence ATGCCCACCAATATCGAATCCATCCGGCCGCAGTCGTGGCAGGGCATCGACGACATCGTGATCGTCGGGGGCGGGCTTGCCGGCCTGTTCTGCGCGCTGAAGCTCGCGCCGCGTCCCGTCACCGTTCTGGCCGCCGCGCCGATCGGCCACGGCGCCTCCTCCGCCTGGGCGCAAGGCGGTATCGCCGCGGCGATGAGCCCCGGCGACACGGTCGAGAAGCATCTCGCCGATACGCTCGCCGCCGGTGCTGGCATCGTCGACGAGAAGATCGCCCGGCTGATGATCTCGGAGGGGCCGGACCGTATCCGCGATCTCCTTTCCTACGGCGTTCCTTTCGACCGCGACCTCGAAGGCAAGCTCCTGCTCTCGCGCGAGGCCGCCCATTCCGAGCGCCGCATCGTGCGGGTGAAGGGCGACCAGGCCGGCAAGGCGATCATGGAAGCCTTGATCGCCGCCGTCCGCAGCACGCCGTCGATCCGCGTCATGGAAGGCTATGTCGTCGAGGAGCTGGCTGTCGAGGGCCGCTTCGTCTCGGGCGTCATCGCAAGGCCCGACGCCGGCAAGTCCAAGACCCGCGTCGCCTTTCCGGCGCGCGCGGTGGTGATGTGCTCGGGCGGTGTCGGCCATCTCTACCAGGTGACGACCAATCCGGCGGAGGCGCGCGGCGCCGGCCTCGGCATGGCCGCGAAGGCGGGCGCCATGGTCGCCGATCCGGAATTCGTCCAGTTCCATCCGACCGCCATCGACATCGGCCGCGATCCCGCACCGCTCGCGACCGAGGCACTGCGCGGTGACGGTGCGATCCTCGTCAATGCCGCCGGCCATCGCTTCATGACCGACCTGCATCCCGATGCCGAGCTCGCCCCGCGCGACGTCGTCGCCCGCGGCGTCTTCGCCGAGGTGAAGGCGGGCCGCGGCGCCTTCCTCGATTGCACCAAGGCGGTCGGCGCGCATTTCCGCGAACTCTTCCCGACCGTCTACGCCTCCTGCATGGAGGCGGGCATCGACCCTGTCACGCAGCCGATCCCGGTGGTTCCGGCCGTCCACTACCACATGGGCGGGGTGCTCGTGGATGCCGACGGCAAGACGACCGTCGACGGACTCTGGGCGGCCGGCGAGGTCACCTCGACCGGCGTGCACGGTGCGAACCGGCTCGCGTCCAACTCGCTGCTCGAAGCCATCGTCTTTGCCGCCCGCATCGCCGAGAACATCAAGGGCATGCTGCCGGAATCGACCCTCTACGAATGGCCGAAGAACGCCGGCGAGAACGACGAGCTCGTGACCCTGGAAGACAGCCCGCAGCTTGCCGAACTGCGCCGGCGGATGTCGGCGGAGGCGGGCGTCATCCGCACAGGTGACGGGCTGAAAGACCTCATCCGCGACATCGCGCGGCTGGAGCGCGAGAACACCCGCATCCGCTTTTCCAACATGGTGGCCGCGGCAAAACTGATCGCGACCGCCGCCTATCGCCGTCAGGAGAGCCGCGGCGGGCATTTCCGCGCCGACCGCCCCGACACGGTCGAGAGCTGGCGCCACCGTACCTACATGACGCTGAAGGATGCCGAGCAGACGGCCGCCGAGATCGCCGGATAA
- a CDS encoding NUDIX hydrolase gives MTKTSFASASSAIVERDGRFLLVRRLNPPAADLYAFPGGRAEPGETPAETALRELQEETGLRGENPRLFHRYELAAEAESGSGGFVLSVFLVDVTDDTEALAADDAADLGWYRPDEIEGLPVPPSILDCLERLARGRDER, from the coding sequence ATGACGAAGACGTCCTTTGCCTCGGCCTCGTCGGCGATCGTGGAGCGCGACGGCCGCTTTCTCCTCGTGCGCCGGCTCAATCCGCCCGCCGCCGACCTCTATGCCTTTCCGGGCGGCAGGGCCGAACCGGGCGAGACACCCGCCGAAACGGCGCTGCGCGAACTGCAGGAGGAGACTGGCTTGCGCGGAGAGAACCCGCGGCTCTTCCACCGTTACGAACTCGCCGCCGAGGCGGAGAGCGGCAGCGGCGGCTTCGTCCTCTCGGTCTTCCTGGTCGATGTGACGGACGACACCGAGGCGCTCGCCGCCGACGATGCCGCCGATCTAGGCTGGTACCGGCCGGACGAGATTGAAGGCTTGCCCGTGCCGCCGAGCATTCTCGACTGCCTCGAACGGCTGGCGCGTGGCCGCGATGAGCGCTGA
- a CDS encoding MOSC domain-containing protein, whose amino-acid sequence MQVSQLNIYPLKSARGIPLPAAAIDARGLGGDRRMMLTGPDGHFVTQRELPDLARLTALPATSHLMLRLDDGREMMVAPPHPDRRMDVAVWKSIISAAVADDSVNARLSDWFGRELKLVFFDGAAQRTASAEWAGPETPVSFADGYQVLVTTTGSLKALNADMEAHGEGSVGMERFRPNIVIDCDEAWAEDRWAAIEIAGVRLDLVKPCSRCIITTQDQQTGSREGANPMPAMGRIRMSADRRVPGPLFGWNAVPRSEGKIAIGDAVTVLDTRAEGWAIKQR is encoded by the coding sequence ATGCAGGTCAGCCAACTGAACATCTATCCGCTGAAGAGCGCCCGCGGCATTCCCTTGCCGGCCGCCGCGATCGACGCTCGCGGGCTTGGCGGCGACCGGCGGATGATGCTGACGGGACCGGACGGCCACTTCGTCACCCAGCGTGAACTGCCGGATCTCGCCCGCCTCACGGCACTGCCCGCCACTTCCCATCTCATGCTGCGCCTCGATGACGGCCGCGAGATGATGGTGGCGCCGCCGCATCCCGACCGCCGCATGGATGTCGCCGTGTGGAAATCGATCATCAGCGCCGCCGTCGCCGACGACAGCGTCAATGCCCGCCTTTCGGACTGGTTCGGACGGGAGCTGAAGCTCGTCTTCTTCGACGGCGCGGCGCAGCGCACCGCGAGCGCCGAGTGGGCCGGCCCGGAGACGCCGGTTTCGTTCGCCGACGGCTACCAGGTGCTCGTCACCACGACCGGTTCTCTGAAGGCGCTCAATGCCGACATGGAGGCGCACGGCGAGGGCTCCGTCGGCATGGAGCGCTTCCGCCCGAACATCGTCATCGACTGCGACGAGGCCTGGGCCGAAGACCGCTGGGCGGCCATCGAGATCGCCGGTGTGCGGCTCGACCTGGTAAAACCCTGTTCGCGCTGCATCATCACCACGCAAGACCAACAGACCGGCTCCCGCGAGGGCGCCAATCCGATGCCGGCGATGGGCCGCATCCGCATGTCCGCCGACCGCCGCGTTCCCGGCCCGCTGTTCGGCTGGAACGCCGTGCCCCGTAGCGAGGGAAAGATTGCGATCGGCGATGCCGTGACCGTCCTTGATACACGGGCCGAAGGCTGGGCGATCAAGCAGCGGTGA